The following coding sequences lie in one Candidatus Polarisedimenticolia bacterium genomic window:
- a CDS encoding arginase family protein, which yields MIQRHPWGGLAVPGLELPHDVVILGLPYDAGACWRGGASQAPRRLRDISGTSPAISEEGYVVDPQMLRLRDAGDVAPEGASGASALAAPRPGSPAADAARQAYFARVEQAVVQIFKTGAMAGRDSFLFSIGGDHSVSIPLVRGFASRFPEGFGLVSLDAHPDLFDRYEGSPLSNACPMRRALDGSRLKPEHLLILGTRSYNQVELDYMQEKEIRFVPAKEIERIGIRGAIEVARERMAGVGNIYLSIDIDVADPSCAPGTGAPVAGGLSSRQLIDLTRGLVQHLPVRAMDLVEIAPPLDPTDATLFLALQIAFETFAVLAEKRRPNTRTGSSRSEASSSRI from the coding sequence GTGATCCAACGCCACCCATGGGGCGGGCTCGCGGTGCCGGGGCTCGAGCTGCCTCACGACGTCGTCATCCTCGGCCTCCCCTATGACGCCGGCGCCTGCTGGCGGGGCGGAGCGTCCCAGGCGCCACGCCGCCTGCGCGACATCTCCGGGACGTCTCCGGCGATCTCCGAGGAGGGTTACGTCGTCGATCCGCAGATGCTGCGGCTGCGCGACGCCGGGGACGTCGCGCCCGAGGGGGCGTCCGGGGCGTCCGCGCTCGCCGCGCCGCGCCCGGGCAGCCCGGCGGCCGACGCGGCGCGGCAGGCCTACTTCGCGCGCGTCGAGCAGGCGGTCGTGCAGATCTTCAAGACGGGGGCCATGGCCGGGAGGGATTCCTTCCTGTTCTCGATCGGCGGCGACCACTCGGTCAGCATTCCCCTGGTGCGGGGGTTTGCCAGCCGCTTCCCGGAAGGGTTCGGCCTGGTCTCGCTCGACGCCCATCCCGACCTGTTCGACCGCTACGAGGGGTCGCCGCTGTCGAACGCCTGCCCGATGCGCCGGGCGCTCGACGGCAGCCGTCTCAAGCCGGAACACCTCCTCATCCTCGGGACGCGCTCCTACAACCAGGTGGAGCTCGATTACATGCAGGAGAAGGAGATCCGCTTCGTGCCGGCCAAGGAGATCGAACGGATCGGCATCCGGGGGGCGATCGAGGTCGCCCGCGAGAGGATGGCCGGCGTCGGCAACATCTACCTGAGCATCGACATCGACGTGGCCGACCCGTCCTGCGCCCCCGGGACCGGCGCCCCGGTCGCCGGCGGCCTGTCCAGCCGGCAGCTGATCGATCTGACGCGCGGCCTCGTGCAGCACCTGCCGGTCCGCGCCATGGACCTGGTGGAGATTGCCCCGCCCCTCGATCCGACCGACGCCACCCTGTTCCTGGCGCTGCAGATCGCCTTCGAGACCTTCGCCGTCCTGGCGGAGAAGCGCCGGCCGAATACTCGGACAGGCTCCTCGCGCTCCGAGGCTTCGAGCTCGAGGATATAG
- a CDS encoding S8 family peptidase, with translation MTLSHADRRPPEAAQPPIRRSALHFICRSLLVLFVVLGVSPASAAAAPSQRSKVAPDLVEEARKGSPSRTVRLVATLEGADADGLAREIARLGGRVRGNFRHAGAMAFEAPLDAVEALAATPGVRYIAPDREVSALASQVGMTTGADLVYPGMLSLAGDAETVVASPVVVDARSSAAGPGTNGTTLAWPHTIGSGPDRFLVVGVSLRDGNTSVTGVTYGGAALTRIGFQNAGGSQNRTEMWELPAPATGTADVVVTLSAAKKLVGGAVSFFHVDPTAPHGPFVSAIGSTKTASVTVPSGRGQLVVDTVSTNGDANSLTESAEQAAQWDTFSGKGDAGNARGGGSLETGASYVTMSWALGAGKPWSAGAVSLKPAGAPAFGGFDGTGVTVAVIDSGIAPQHQDLIRGGTTESRVVLGVDFTGKGKTDDLFGHGTHVAGIIAGDGGASHAFGRDYMGIAPGATLVNLRVLDDFGHGYVSSIVAAIDRAIAVRTLYNIRVINLSLAAPPIDSYVDDPICQAVARATSAGIVVVASAGNFGQDPTSGEEAYGSITSPGNSPAAITVGAVDGRGTAPRSDDQIARFSSRGPTLSHSIDPVTGAAVPDLLAKPDLVAPGGRMVSLERDDNYLVKTYKELDVDGSKPNARYMMLSGTSMSAAVVSGAAALMLQANPSLTPNMVKAILMYSAQMMDGPDLFEQGAGLLNIEGAVRLAATLRQDAGTLPVGSTLADLPLPQPVSTISGETVAWSQGLIWGFGGLQGMAMLTTRQEAYSQSLIWGLGRLDAWGAGVTYYDGLYSQNYVAYGQDNEWCGVTWDSGTSTSSGLIWTRPMDASGPIWTNRVISSDFFDPSSSSLIWGINNYDAGLIWGGF, from the coding sequence ATGACGCTGAGCCACGCGGATCGCCGTCCCCCCGAAGCTGCCCAGCCCCCCATCCGGCGTTCCGCTCTCCACTTCATCTGCCGGTCGCTCCTCGTCCTGTTCGTGGTTCTCGGCGTGTCCCCGGCCTCCGCGGCCGCCGCTCCCAGCCAGAGATCCAAAGTGGCTCCCGATCTGGTGGAGGAGGCCCGGAAAGGCTCGCCGTCCCGGACGGTCCGCCTGGTGGCCACGCTGGAAGGGGCCGATGCGGATGGCCTCGCCCGCGAGATCGCCAGGCTGGGCGGCAGGGTCCGCGGGAACTTCCGTCATGCCGGAGCCATGGCATTCGAGGCGCCGCTCGACGCGGTCGAGGCGCTGGCGGCCACGCCGGGCGTCCGCTACATCGCGCCCGACCGCGAGGTGAGCGCGCTCGCCAGCCAGGTTGGGATGACGACCGGAGCCGATCTCGTCTACCCGGGGATGCTCTCCCTGGCAGGCGATGCGGAGACGGTCGTCGCGTCGCCGGTCGTGGTCGACGCCCGCAGCAGCGCGGCCGGTCCGGGCACCAACGGCACGACCCTCGCCTGGCCCCACACGATCGGCTCGGGGCCGGACCGCTTCCTGGTCGTCGGCGTGTCGCTGCGCGACGGGAACACTTCGGTGACCGGCGTCACTTACGGCGGGGCGGCGCTGACGCGCATCGGCTTCCAGAACGCGGGCGGGAGCCAGAACCGCACCGAGATGTGGGAGCTGCCCGCCCCCGCGACGGGCACCGCCGACGTCGTCGTCACCCTGTCGGCGGCCAAGAAGCTGGTGGGCGGCGCCGTATCCTTCTTCCACGTCGATCCGACCGCGCCTCATGGTCCTTTCGTGTCCGCGATCGGATCCACCAAGACGGCCTCGGTGACCGTCCCGAGCGGCAGGGGACAGCTGGTCGTCGATACCGTCAGCACCAACGGCGACGCGAATTCCCTGACCGAAAGCGCGGAGCAGGCCGCGCAGTGGGACACCTTCAGCGGCAAGGGTGACGCCGGGAACGCCCGTGGCGGCGGGAGCCTCGAGACCGGAGCATCCTACGTCACGATGTCCTGGGCGCTCGGCGCGGGGAAGCCATGGTCGGCGGGCGCCGTGTCCCTCAAGCCGGCGGGGGCGCCGGCGTTCGGAGGCTTCGACGGAACGGGCGTCACCGTGGCCGTGATCGACTCCGGCATCGCGCCCCAGCACCAGGACCTGATCCGTGGCGGCACGACCGAGTCGCGGGTCGTCCTGGGCGTCGATTTCACGGGCAAGGGAAAGACCGACGACCTCTTCGGCCACGGCACGCACGTGGCCGGCATCATCGCCGGGGACGGCGGCGCCTCGCACGCGTTCGGGCGCGACTACATGGGGATCGCTCCCGGCGCCACCCTGGTCAATCTCAGGGTGCTGGACGATTTCGGTCACGGCTACGTCAGCAGCATCGTCGCGGCCATCGACCGCGCCATCGCCGTCCGGACCCTCTACAACATCCGGGTCATCAACCTGTCCCTGGCGGCGCCGCCGATCGACTCCTATGTCGACGATCCGATCTGCCAGGCGGTGGCCCGCGCCACGAGCGCCGGGATCGTGGTCGTGGCCTCGGCGGGGAACTTCGGCCAGGACCCGACGTCGGGCGAGGAGGCGTACGGCAGCATCACCTCGCCGGGGAACTCGCCCGCGGCCATCACCGTCGGCGCGGTCGACGGCCGTGGCACCGCCCCCCGCTCGGATGACCAGATCGCCCGCTTCTCCTCTCGCGGGCCGACCCTCTCCCATTCGATCGATCCCGTGACGGGCGCCGCCGTTCCTGACCTGCTGGCGAAGCCCGATCTGGTCGCCCCGGGCGGCCGCATGGTGTCGCTGGAACGGGACGACAATTACCTGGTCAAGACCTATAAGGAGCTGGACGTCGACGGCTCCAAGCCGAATGCCCGCTACATGATGCTGAGCGGCACCTCGATGTCGGCGGCCGTGGTCTCCGGGGCCGCCGCCCTGATGCTGCAGGCCAACCCGTCCCTGACGCCCAACATGGTCAAGGCGATCCTCATGTACTCGGCGCAGATGATGGACGGGCCGGACCTGTTCGAGCAGGGCGCCGGGCTTCTGAACATCGAAGGGGCGGTGCGGCTGGCGGCCACTCTGCGCCAGGACGCAGGCACCCTGCCGGTCGGATCGACGCTCGCCGACCTGCCCCTGCCGCAGCCCGTGAGCACCATCTCGGGGGAAACGGTCGCGTGGAGCCAGGGGCTCATCTGGGGATTCGGCGGGCTCCAGGGCATGGCCATGCTCACCACCCGGCAGGAGGCGTACTCGCAGTCGCTGATCTGGGGCCTCGGACGTCTCGACGCATGGGGCGCCGGCGTCACGTACTACGACGGGCTCTACTCGCAGAACTATGTCGCCTACGGCCAGGACAACGAGTGGTGCGGCGTCACCTGGGATTCGGGGACGAGCACCTCCTCCGGCCTGATCTGGACCCGCCCGATGGACGCCTCCGGCCCCATCTGGACCAACCGGGTGATCTCGAGCGACTTCTTCGACCCGTCCTCCTCGAGCCTCATCTGGGGTATCAACAATTACGATGCCGGTCTCATCTGGGGGGGGTTCTGA
- a CDS encoding thioredoxin domain-containing protein: MQHRNKQVLYLAALVSAATVFACAAATGDTAKEGKGKKGAASAASDSAAAVIGDKTITMAELDAKAAGALVKVRQDEYEARRQVLESLINDEIMAKEAAAKSKTKEELTKAEITDKVPEPAQADVDAFYEQNKARFGAQTKEQLAPQITAMLKNQKMADTQRAYYKSLRDKYGVKTMLEPPRVQVALDDDPVKGPAKAPITIVEFSDYQCPYCSRAETTVTEVLKKYGDKIRLVYRDYPLSFHQNANVAAQASECAEEQGKFWEMHGAMFANQSKLAATDLVETAATIGLEKDKFKACLDSGKYKDEVQKDFEDGQKAGVTGTPTFFINGIPMVGARDVNSFAEIIDTELERSK, from the coding sequence ATGCAGCACCGCAACAAACAGGTCCTTTACCTCGCCGCGCTGGTCAGCGCCGCGACCGTCTTCGCCTGCGCCGCCGCCACGGGCGATACCGCCAAGGAAGGCAAGGGGAAGAAGGGCGCCGCGAGCGCCGCCTCGGATTCCGCCGCGGCCGTCATCGGCGACAAGACGATCACCATGGCGGAGCTCGACGCCAAGGCGGCCGGAGCCCTGGTGAAGGTCCGGCAGGACGAGTACGAGGCCCGGAGGCAGGTCCTGGAGAGCCTGATCAACGACGAGATCATGGCGAAGGAGGCCGCCGCCAAGAGCAAGACCAAGGAGGAGCTGACGAAGGCGGAGATCACCGACAAGGTGCCCGAGCCGGCGCAGGCCGACGTGGACGCCTTCTACGAGCAGAACAAGGCCCGCTTCGGCGCCCAGACGAAGGAGCAGCTGGCGCCGCAGATCACCGCCATGCTCAAGAACCAGAAGATGGCGGACACCCAGCGGGCGTATTACAAGTCGCTGCGCGACAAGTACGGGGTGAAGACGATGCTCGAGCCGCCCCGCGTCCAGGTGGCGCTGGACGACGACCCCGTGAAGGGACCGGCCAAGGCCCCGATCACCATCGTCGAGTTCTCCGATTACCAGTGCCCGTACTGCAGCCGCGCCGAGACCACGGTCACCGAGGTCCTGAAGAAGTACGGCGACAAGATCCGGCTGGTGTACCGCGACTACCCGCTGTCGTTCCATCAGAACGCCAACGTCGCCGCCCAGGCCTCGGAGTGCGCCGAGGAGCAGGGGAAGTTCTGGGAGATGCACGGCGCCATGTTCGCCAACCAGTCGAAGCTGGCGGCGACCGACCTGGTCGAGACCGCGGCGACGATCGGCCTGGAGAAGGACAAGTTCAAGGCCTGCCTCGACAGCGGCAAGTACAAGGACGAAGTGCAGAAGGACTTCGAGGACGGCCAGAAGGCCGGGGTGACCGGGACCCCCACCTTCTTCATCAACGGCATCCCGATGGTCGGCGCGCGCGACGTCAACTCGTTCGCGGAGATCATCGACACCGAGCTCGAGCGCAGCAAGTAG
- a CDS encoding zinc-dependent metalloprotease, with protein sequence MMTPRNALSLSARVFLALAWLALPAFSTSAPEAREHKPKGEAATTDGGDSKDKKDEKKDDKDAPKEPAFDKVVKGTKELQGLFRVYFKEDDAKYFLEIAPDQLDVPFLLNPTLVSGIGQGFIYPSDMLPEYVVAFHKSGKTVQLIHRNTLFRADESSTLRKPATLAAPDAIVGQAKVESQPHPDRKSVLIDLGSIAVGDLEGLTQPLKQVFESPYQLDRDGSTLAFAKNFPDNLDFETVLHFKTPEIKKPAVYAADPRSMLVRFHYSLSRLPQTGFRPRLADDRVGHFLAMMGDYTDDRPDVPTVRYVTRWQMEKKDPAAAISEPKQPIVFYLEDSIPKEYREAVRQGVLGWNPAFEKIGFKNALVVKEQPDDPDWDAADVRYSTLRWIVAPNAGFAQGPSRINPYTGQIFDADIRFSADMLRNIRHEYEELVAPIAARPGDGSVPAETAALLRTLSGWTASLGPFPLDSLIGALDGTPGAPAGRAVLGAGSRPGVPPASLGYCDYATGLAHEAALGWSILQARGGLDEKAQQAYIDDFIVSVTLHEVGHTLGLRHNFKASNSLPFEKLQDAALTSRAGMTGSVMDYTPVNLAPEGKPQGEYWQRNIGAYDFWAIEYAYKPIDAPSTAAERPELDRIASRVSEPGLAYGTDEDTFTGSPKGIDPTSNMWDLGSDILTYYSSRAGLARELIGKMEDRFNEPGLRYQKLRVVFAQAVGELAPAALNVPKYIGGIRHYRDHIGDPNGRLPYDPVPAPEQRAALAFLNQEIFGPDAFKLPSRLLNKLAVERFPDIEGNFWTLERIDLPIHTVVLALQSIPMDRLYHPIALGRLLDIEERYDGKDKAFTMSEMFSSVRRAVWSELDGRASINSFRRNLQRKHLQTLIGLAVGSEPSTPEDARTLARADLMAIRRGIDAVLGRVEGPAPRVDVITRAHLDETRARITAALDAGIQRQLPQATQRPQG encoded by the coding sequence ATGATGACCCCCCGCAACGCTCTTTCCCTGTCCGCTCGAGTCTTCCTGGCACTGGCCTGGCTCGCCCTGCCGGCCTTTTCCACCAGCGCCCCCGAGGCCCGCGAGCACAAGCCCAAAGGGGAGGCGGCGACCACCGACGGCGGCGACTCCAAGGACAAGAAGGACGAGAAGAAGGACGACAAGGACGCTCCGAAGGAGCCCGCATTCGACAAGGTGGTCAAGGGGACCAAGGAGCTTCAGGGGCTGTTCCGCGTCTACTTCAAGGAAGACGACGCGAAATACTTCCTGGAGATCGCCCCCGACCAGCTCGACGTGCCGTTCCTGCTGAACCCGACGCTGGTCTCCGGAATCGGCCAGGGGTTCATCTACCCGAGCGACATGCTGCCGGAGTACGTCGTCGCCTTCCATAAGAGCGGCAAGACGGTGCAGCTCATCCACCGGAACACGTTGTTCCGCGCCGACGAGTCGTCCACCCTCAGGAAGCCCGCGACCCTCGCCGCTCCCGACGCCATCGTCGGGCAGGCGAAGGTCGAGAGCCAGCCGCATCCGGATCGCAAGAGCGTCCTGATCGACCTGGGGTCGATCGCCGTCGGCGATCTCGAAGGGTTGACCCAGCCGCTGAAGCAGGTGTTCGAGTCCCCCTACCAGCTCGACCGGGACGGCAGCACCCTGGCGTTCGCGAAGAACTTTCCGGACAACCTCGACTTCGAGACCGTCCTGCACTTCAAGACTCCCGAGATCAAGAAGCCGGCGGTGTACGCGGCCGATCCCCGGAGCATGCTGGTCCGCTTCCACTACTCGCTGTCGCGGCTGCCCCAGACCGGCTTCCGTCCGCGCCTGGCGGACGATCGCGTCGGGCATTTCCTGGCGATGATGGGGGACTACACCGACGACCGGCCGGACGTGCCGACGGTGCGCTACGTGACCCGCTGGCAGATGGAGAAGAAAGACCCCGCGGCGGCGATCTCCGAGCCGAAGCAGCCGATCGTCTTCTACCTGGAAGACTCGATCCCGAAGGAGTACCGCGAGGCGGTGCGCCAGGGGGTGCTCGGCTGGAACCCGGCCTTCGAGAAGATCGGGTTCAAGAACGCCCTGGTCGTGAAGGAGCAGCCCGACGATCCCGACTGGGACGCGGCGGACGTGCGCTACTCGACGCTCCGCTGGATCGTGGCGCCGAACGCCGGGTTCGCGCAGGGGCCGTCGCGCATCAATCCGTACACCGGGCAGATCTTCGACGCCGACATCCGCTTCAGCGCCGACATGCTGCGCAACATCCGGCACGAGTACGAAGAGCTGGTCGCGCCAATCGCCGCCCGGCCTGGAGACGGCTCCGTCCCCGCGGAGACGGCCGCCCTGCTGCGGACGCTGTCCGGCTGGACGGCGTCCCTGGGGCCCTTCCCTCTCGACTCGCTGATCGGGGCCCTCGACGGGACGCCCGGAGCGCCCGCCGGACGGGCGGTCCTGGGCGCCGGCTCCCGGCCCGGGGTTCCCCCGGCCTCCCTGGGCTACTGCGACTACGCCACCGGCCTGGCGCACGAGGCGGCGCTCGGCTGGAGCATCCTGCAGGCCCGGGGCGGCCTGGACGAGAAGGCGCAGCAGGCCTACATCGACGATTTCATCGTGTCCGTCACCCTGCACGAGGTCGGCCACACCCTGGGGCTGCGCCACAATTTCAAGGCGAGCAACTCCCTGCCGTTCGAGAAGCTGCAGGACGCCGCCCTCACCTCGCGCGCCGGCATGACCGGGTCGGTCATGGACTACACCCCGGTCAACCTGGCCCCCGAGGGGAAGCCGCAGGGCGAGTACTGGCAGAGGAACATCGGCGCGTACGACTTCTGGGCGATCGAGTACGCCTACAAGCCGATCGACGCCCCCTCCACCGCGGCCGAGAGGCCCGAGCTCGATCGGATCGCCTCGCGCGTCAGCGAGCCGGGCCTGGCGTACGGCACCGACGAGGACACCTTCACCGGCTCCCCCAAGGGGATCGACCCGACGTCGAACATGTGGGACCTCGGCAGCGACATCCTGACCTACTACTCGTCTCGGGCCGGCCTGGCGCGCGAGCTGATCGGGAAGATGGAGGACCGCTTCAACGAGCCGGGGCTGCGCTACCAGAAGCTGCGCGTGGTCTTCGCCCAGGCCGTCGGCGAGCTCGCGCCGGCGGCGCTGAACGTGCCGAAGTACATCGGCGGCATCCGGCATTACCGCGACCACATCGGCGATCCGAACGGCCGCCTGCCGTACGACCCGGTGCCGGCACCCGAGCAGCGCGCCGCCCTGGCCTTCCTCAACCAGGAGATCTTCGGTCCGGATGCCTTCAAGCTGCCCTCCCGCCTGTTGAACAAGCTGGCGGTCGAGCGCTTCCCCGACATCGAGGGAAACTTCTGGACCCTGGAGCGGATCGACCTGCCGATCCACACGGTCGTCCTGGCCCTGCAGTCGATCCCGATGGACCGCCTGTACCACCCGATCGCGCTGGGCCGCCTGCTCGACATCGAGGAGCGCTACGACGGGAAGGACAAGGCGTTCACCATGTCCGAGATGTTCTCCTCGGTGCGCCGGGCCGTCTGGAGCGAGCTCGACGGCCGCGCGAGCATCAACTCGTTCCGCCGCAACCTGCAGCGGAAGCATCTGCAGACCCTGATCGGCCTGGCGGTGGGCTCTGAGCCCTCCACACCAGAAGACGCCCGCACCCTGGCGCGCGCCGACCTGATGGCGATTCGCCGCGGCATCGACGCGGTCCTCGGACGGGTCGAGGGGCCGGCGCCCCGGGTCGACGTCATCACCCGGGCGCACCTGGACGAGACCCGGGCGCGGATCACCGCGGCCCTCGACGCCGGCATCCAGCGGCAGCTGCCGCAGGCCACGCAGCGGCCCCAGGGATAG
- a CDS encoding metallophosphoesterase produces MPSRALPTLPSPSPLEFSRDEGPFDIIGDVHGCANELVRLLRRLGYRRPSPRRAFRHPRGRRAVFVGDLVDRGPGVVQAMRIAMRMVDEGSALSVSGNHEVTVLRALETGARNGSAGTLKTIRQIRALPARSRRRFVDRFRAFVAGLPPHLVLDGGRLAVAHAGIRPEHLGTDSAEGRRFSIHGETTGETDRYGLPVRVNWAADYSGKALVVYGHTPVGRPEWIGRTVNIDTGCVYGGSLTALRYPEMKLVRVKAARAYYRPRRSLPGGVGLRAETRARPGTGLSVTPTGPAAAERPLSFGRAAPSPGGPPRSKSAHRSAPRPDLPGRTEWSRE; encoded by the coding sequence ATGCCCTCGCGCGCACTTCCGACGCTCCCGTCACCCAGCCCGCTCGAGTTCTCCCGCGACGAAGGACCGTTCGACATCATCGGGGACGTGCACGGCTGCGCCAACGAGCTCGTCCGGCTGCTGCGCCGGCTCGGCTACCGGAGGCCCTCGCCGCGCCGGGCGTTCCGCCACCCCCGTGGCCGCCGCGCCGTGTTCGTCGGCGACCTGGTCGATCGCGGCCCCGGCGTCGTGCAGGCCATGCGCATCGCGATGCGCATGGTCGACGAGGGGAGTGCCCTGTCGGTCTCCGGGAACCACGAGGTGACGGTCCTCCGCGCGCTCGAGACCGGGGCACGCAACGGCAGCGCCGGAACGCTGAAGACCATCCGGCAGATCCGGGCGCTCCCGGCCCGCTCGCGGCGGCGCTTCGTCGACCGGTTCCGCGCGTTCGTGGCCGGCCTCCCGCCCCACCTGGTCCTCGACGGCGGCCGCCTCGCGGTGGCGCACGCCGGGATCAGGCCCGAGCACCTCGGGACCGACTCGGCCGAGGGGCGGCGCTTCTCCATCCACGGGGAAACCACCGGCGAGACCGATCGCTACGGCCTGCCTGTCCGGGTGAACTGGGCGGCGGACTACTCGGGGAAGGCCCTGGTGGTGTACGGCCACACGCCGGTGGGGCGCCCGGAGTGGATCGGAAGGACCGTGAACATCGACACCGGCTGCGTCTATGGCGGCAGCCTGACTGCGCTGCGCTATCCCGAGATGAAGCTGGTCCGCGTCAAGGCGGCGCGCGCCTACTACCGTCCACGCCGTTCGCTGCCCGGCGGCGTGGGGCTGCGCGCGGAGACCCGGGCCCGCCCCGGCACAGGCCTCAGTGTGACGCCGACGGGTCCTGCGGCCGCGGAGCGCCCTCTTTCTTTCGGGCGTGCTGCGCCATCGCCCGGCGGACCTCCTCGATCGAAGTCTGCCCATCGAAGCGCGCCACGTCCCGACCTTCCGGGTCGTACAGAATGGAGTAGGGAATAG